The following are encoded in a window of Castanea sativa cultivar Marrone di Chiusa Pesio chromosome 5, ASM4071231v1 genomic DNA:
- the LOC142635400 gene encoding protein neprosin-like: MRPSYKVRKLAAKVQPKKLPPGVQYAKIELNEACPKGTVPVLRVVDKDLPNDVSNLNKSQFPSYDPLDANVEFAGIFTKTTTDKKYQLVGAEMSVWNPKVRELSNIVQLQSQLKQRLELTSNKYNLGGLFGEMTGFYLSSSVMQKNKGVSQCHNLACLGFVQTNTKVPVGSVIDKVSDYGTDDPVVLHFSMISDGDDLPRTGKWWVYYNNDLHPIGYFPDALFFELNSGADTLKWGGYVFTGPNDKSSLQMGSGKFDIGIYQRTAFMTNVQYVGASNLLVQSPNDIQTAESRCYLVGDESYKDDTLGYTFCFGRNGGKYCYHDASK; the protein is encoded by the exons ATGAGACCTAGCTATAAAGTAAGAAAACTAGCAGCCAAAGTGCAACCCAAGAAGCTGCCGCCTGGTGTCCAATATGCAAAGATAGAGTTAAATGAGGCATGCCCAAAAGGGACTGTCCCTGTTCTAAGAGTCGTAGACAAAGATCTACCTAATGATGTATCAAATTTAAATAAGTCTCAATTTCCTTCATATGATCCATTGGATGCTAATGTAGAA TTTGCAGGAATATTTACAAAAACAACCACAGACAAGAAGTATCAATTAGTTGGTGCCGAAATGAGTGTATGGAATCCAAAGGTTAGAGAACTTTCCAATATAGTTCAGTTGCAATCTCAGTTGAAGCAACGTTTGGAACTGACTTCGAACAAATATAACTTGGGTGGACT gTTTGGAGAAATGACGGGTTTTTACTTGAGTTCTTCTGTGATGCAGAAG AACAAAGGAGTTTCACAATGTCATAATCTTGCTTGCTTGGGGTTCGTACAAACTAATACCAAAGTTCCAGTTGGAAGTGTTATAGATAAGGTCTCTGATTACGGTACCGATGATCCAGTGGTTCTACATTTCTCAATGATTTCG GATGGAGACGATTTACCTAGAACTGGAAAATGGTGGGTGTATTATAATAACGACCTTCATCCAATTGGATATTTTCCAGACGCACTATTTTTTGAGTTAAATTCTGGAGCAGACACATTGAAATGGGGAGGCTATGTTTTCACTGGGCCAAACGATAAATCTAGCCTTCAAATGGGTAGTGGAAAATTTGATATTGGTATTTATCAACGAACTGCTTTCATGACTAATGTACAATATGTAGGTGCCAGTAATCTATTAGTTCAATCGCCAAATGATATTCAAACTGCCGAGTCTCGTTGTTACCTTGTAGGGGATGAATCATACAAAGACGACACACTAGGTTATACCTTCTGTTTTGGCAGAAATGGTGGCAAATATTGTTATCATGATGCAAgtaaatga